One region of Glycine max cultivar Williams 82 chromosome 9, Glycine_max_v4.0, whole genome shotgun sequence genomic DNA includes:
- the LOC100803212 gene encoding mavicyanin, producing MGLQAYQCSCLIMFYLCLTNPFIFLYAKGETYIVGDSYGWDDVLDFSNWRDGKEFHVGDVLVFNYERSLHSVLQVDSTAYENCIKDSYTQRFTSGNDSVVLKEGRAWFICGVDDHCENGQKLHITATS from the exons ATGGGTCTTCAAGCTTATCAATGTTCCTGTTTAATCATGTTCTACCTTTGCCTCACGAAccccttcatttttctctatgCAAAGGGAGAAACCTACATTGTTGGTGACAGTTATGGTTGGGATGACGTCTTGGATTTCAGCAACTGGCGTGATGGAAAAGAGTTTCATGTTGGTGATGTTCTAG TGTTCAACTACGAAAGAAGCCTGCATAGTGTGTTGCAAGTTGATTCCACTGCTTATGAGAATTGCATAAAGGACTCGTATACACAGAGGTTCACTAGTGGCAATGACTCGGTGGTTTTAAAGGAAGGCAGAGCATGGTTCATATGTGGAGTAGATGATCACTGTGAAAATGGGCAGAAGCTTCACATTACTGCAACTTCTTAG
- the LOC100785378 gene encoding kinase-interacting family protein-like isoform 1 (isoform 1 is encoded by transcript variant 1): protein MELCKPDLEERMKVLAMSTTEDEEMGDTFADRAETYYQKRPQLLSLLQDLYNGYITLSDRYIQTLAKHKHHSRHSSQVSTVDEGFSDQEEEASGVSHSDSDIESSISYQHPQHMMMPIGLPKSSMLDVDAIVAELLIRNIEYDMLMHEVGVMERRYCESSRKSELQKSLLEVLESERIVLLNENASLGYRVNTLVEENKELASESVFIKRKAGELAKCVLKMREDHRVYLLHRKIEDLQAQIHALEKRNKEYYDKLLRRDGHEDGKKGVALEVCVQMDKQKRFKWKDGNTSGMKKFHGKKSPPSLWKKLKNMDLLLCGTNPTCA from the exons ATGGAATTGTGTAAACCTG ACTTGGAGGAGAGGATGAAAGTGTTGGCAATGAGTACAACAGAAGATGAAGAAATGGGAGACACATTTGCTGATAGAGCAGAAACTTACTACCAAAAGAGGCCTCAGCTACTGTCCCTTCTGCAGGACTTGTACAATGGCTACATAACCTTATCTGACCGTTACATCCAAACACTGGCCAAACACAAGCACCATAGTAGACACTCTTCTCAAGTTTCAACTGTAGATGAAGGCTTCTCTgaccaagaagaagaagctaGTGGTGTGAGCCACAGTGATTCAGACATTGAAAGCTCAATCTCCTACCAACACCCCCAACACATGATGATGCCAATAGGCCTCCCAAAAAGCTCCATGCTTGATGTTGATGCTATTGTTGCTGAGCTTTTGATAAGGAATATTGAGTATGACATGTTGATGCATGAAGTTGGTGTCATGGAGAGGAGGTACTGTGAGTCCTCAAGGAAAAGTGAGCTTCAAAAGAGCCTTCTTGAGGTGTTGGAGTCTGAGAGGATTGTTCTTTTGAATGAGAATGCTAGCTTGGGCTATAGGGTCAACACTTTGGTGGAAGAAAACAAGGAGCTTGCATCTGAGTCAGTGTTCATCAAGAGAAAAGCCGGTGAGCTTGCTAAGTGTGTGCTGAAGATGAGGGAGGATCATAGAGTGTACTTGCTGCACAGGAAAATTGAGGATCTTCAGGCTCAGATACATGCCTTGGAGAAGAGGAACAAGGAGTACTATGATAAGCTTCTGAGAAGAGATGGTCATGAAGATGGTAAAAAAGGTGTGGCTTTGGAGGTTTGTGTTCAGATGGACAAGCAAAAGAGGTTCAAGTGGAAAGATGGCAACACTTCTGGGATGAAGAAATTTCATGGGAAGAAGTCCCCCCCAAGTTTGTGGAAAAAGCTGAAGAACATGGATTTGTTGTTGTGTGGTACTAATCCAACTTGTGCTTGA